CTCGACGCCTACCAGCCAGCTATACGCGGCGGACGCAACCTCGCAGATGTGCTGGAGCTCCGCGGCCTTGGAAGGGTTTATGCCCAGAAGATGCTAGTTAAGAGGAGCTACTACCTCTACGTTCCCTCGCCCCTCCACGGCAGGATCCTGCTGCGAGTCGAGATACCCGTCGTGATGCAGAGCGAGTATGGCGTCACCATAGACGGTCGTGGTAGCATAGTCTTCGACAAGTGGAGGCTACACGACATGATCGAGGACGATCTCAAGCTGCTCGCAGGACTAGTAGAGCTCATGGGCTATCCTGACGCCGCCCAGGTGCCACTCCCCATAACGCTAGCCGACCACATTGCACGCCGCGTCTCCAAGCACAGTGCTCGTGTGCTCTACAATACCCTCCGCCACGCTGTGGGCTTCAGCTACGATACACACCTATCGATGGCCGAGCAGGGGGCTGCCAGGTGATGAGCAGCGGGGCCGAAGGCGCGAGCTTTGAGAGGATGGTGAGCGAGCGCCGCCGCATAGTCCAGCGCTATGAGGAGATGGTAGAGGCTGCGGAGAGGCTCGCAAGGCTCCTCGCTGCCGAGCTGGGGGTGGAGACGCTACAGCAGTATGGCTGGCTTGTAGGCCGCGTATCCGCGTCCCGGGATATAGGCTCCGACCTGGTCCCCGTGGATATGGCGCCGGAGGCCTGGATAGGGCTAGCCCATAGCCATCCTGAGGTCTTCTCGCCGGGCTACTTCTACGCTATAGTTGACCCGAAGACTGCGAGTATAGTGCTCGGCGAGGTGGCGGAATCTACGCGCTCCAGCATACCCGGGGTGCTCGGGGCGCACGAGCCGCTCACCAGTATACCGCTCGCCAAGCCCAGCCCAGTAACAGTAGCCGGCAACGTTGTCAGCATAAGGTTGTACGTGAGACCAGTGCTAGCAGTCCACCTCGGCAGAGACGGGTTCGAGAAAGCATCGAGGGCCCGGAGCCTGGAAGAGATAACCCAGCTACTAGCCGGAGCGGAGAAGCTTGCACCAGCCTTCCCCCTCGACCCGGGAAGCCCCGTCGCTATACCACATCCACGGGTACTCTCAGCCCTCATAGCTCCAAAGGGCGACGTCGTGCTGGGAGCGCTAGCGATAATGGACCAGCCATACCTCGCAGCCGGCTCCCCGGTGCCAGTATCCCTCCCCTGGAGCGTGATGGTGAAGCACGTCCTCGTGACCGGGACAACGGGGAGCGGTAAGACGAGCCTTGTAAAGAACGTGCTCTACAGTGTTTCGAAGACGAGCCGGGGCAGCGTACACATAGTCGTGCTCGACGCCAACCAGGACTACGTCGCCGGGCTCTTCCCGGGCTACATTCCCGCGTCCCTCGTGGACGCGAAGAGAGCTGGCATACTAAGGCTCTACGGAGTAGGGGCCAAGCCCGGGGAGCCGGTGAAGGGGCCTGCACTCCGGGGCATCGTAGCCATACCCTGCCCTGGCGACCACTGTAGCCCCAGAAACGAGGCAGAATACTACGCCAAGACATTAGCCGGGATAGCCAGAGCCATGTACAGCCGCACCAAGGGCGAGTGCAGGCTCACAGACAGCCCCAAGCTCCTAGACACGGGGATCCAAGACGTCTACGAGGCCCGGTACGCCGTGGACTGCGGCGGCGAGGAGACAGTAAGCGTGTACATCGCGCCCAGGAGCATAAAGCTGAAGGATCCAAAGCAGCTAGCAGAGATAGACCCCTACATGACGGAGCGCGCCCGCGAAGTACTCCCAGCGATAGTGGACTCTCTGAGCTGCCGCAGCCCACACCCCGCCCAGCTCGCCCACTGCATAGAGCGCAGGATACAAGAGGCTAAGCGCTACGCGCCCGAGGCGACGCTACAGCACCTACTCCGCCGGCTACGAGTCCTCGCAAACACCGGCGTGATAAACACGGCAGCACCGGGGATAGACTACAGCGAGCTAGCAAAGGCGATGAGGAGCCTCGCCGTGGACACACTAATGCTCGACCTAGGCTACGCTGCAGCCAGAGCCCAGAGCGACCCCACAGCCGTCAAGGTGCTACTAGGCTACCAGCTCCTCCGCAGCCTAGCATCAGCCGCAGAGAAGGGAGAAAGCCCCGGTAAGATACTCCTAGTAGTCGACGAGGCCCACCTATTCTTCCCCAGGGGCGGCGGCGAATACGCCGAAATGCTCCGGAGAACCCTCGAGCGCCTAGCAAGGCTAGGCAGGAGCCGCGGAATATCCCTACTACTATCCACCCACCGGGAGAGCGACCTCAGCCCCCTCGTAGTCACACTAGCCAACACCAAGATATACATGAGGACAGACCGTAAGACTGCAGAAGAGCTACAGCTACCCACCGAGTACCGCAAACGACTACCATTCTACGCCGACTACGCCGCAGTACTCTCAAGCTATGCAGTCCACGGAGGCTACCTAGGCCTAGTAAGCGCACCAGCAACAATAGGCCACAGAACAGCATAAAGGCTACAACAGCCCAAGCCGGTCCACGGTTCTTAGGCAGCTCCTACACTACTGTTATGCCTCCGAAGTCAGCCAACCAGCCCCCTTCCACCCCCAACCTTGTAGGGGCTTAATCTCAGAAGAACATGAACAAGCTCTATAAGTCACGTACTGAGAATATGAGTACAAGAATCAGGAATTTAATCATCCTAAAATAGTCTGGAATAGTCTTTGAACAGTCTATCCCCTATGACTCACTGTACCCTTAGGCTTTTTGTCAGAGCCTACTCAATAGCCTTTTCATGAATTTTATACCGTCCATAGCTATCCCTTTTAGCAAGTCTGTGAGCTGTACCTTACCTTCTATCCCAGTCATAAGACGCCAAGAGAGTTCCTTGAGCGCTGTTGCAGCATAGCCTCTAGGGTGCTCGTTGTCTTTTCTCCTCCCATCGAGGATTGAGGCTGCAAGATAGTCTGCAAGACTTAGGAACCCGGTTAGCTGTGAAGCATAGAATGCTAGTCCCTCTTCTCTAAAACCGACTATTCTTGTGAGGTTCTCAACGTGTTTGCTTAGTGCTATAAGAGAGCCTAAGGGGTCATAGTCATTGTCGAGGCTATTGAGGATCATTATTATGGGTCTTGATGGTGGACATGTCTCTTCGAACTCCGAGGCTAGTAGTGCAAAGTCTTCCCGTGAGAGACCGTGGACTCTTCCCTTCTTAGCCTCCCTCCGACAGAAGTCAATACTCCTCATGCCATGGTGGTGTCTGAGCGCCGCTAGCCCTGCTAGGCCTGCGAGTAGTTGTGCATACTTATCCTCTATACGTCCTTCCAGGATACGTATAGAAGTATCCAGGACAAGTTTACCTGCTACTAGTTCGTGGCACGTAAACACGGGGCGTGTGGCAACTCTCTCTTGATACCCTGGTGAGGCCTTCCCAGCATCATGGAGAAGAGCAGCAATCGCTGCTGCTATGTAGAGGCTCTCAGCATTCACGCCTAGCCTATTTGCTGTGACTCTGAGTTCCTCGCTAAAGAGGCCCAAGAGCAAGCCTGCAACATTGCATGAGTGATGCCCTAATCGTACCCTAGCCCATGCGTATAGGGCCAAAGTCTTTATCATACCCCCATTAGGCCCAGTCCCTTCACATATGCCCCGGGTGCCGTGACAA
The window above is part of the Pyrodictium delaneyi genome. Proteins encoded here:
- a CDS encoding CRISPR-associated endonuclease Cas3'', whose translation is MALYAWARVRLGHHSCNVAGLLLGLFSEELRVTANRLGVNAESLYIAAAIAALLHDAGKASPGYQERVATRPVFTCHELVAGKLVLDTSIRILEGRIEDKYAQLLAGLAGLAALRHHHGMRSIDFCRREAKKGRVHGLSREDFALLASEFEETCPPSRPIIMILNSLDNDYDPLGSLIALSKHVENLTRIVGFREEGLAFYASQLTGFLSLADYLAASILDGRRKDNEHPRGYAATALKELSWRLMTGIEGKVQLTDLLKGIAMDGIKFMKRLLSRL
- a CDS encoding ATP-binding protein, whose protein sequence is MSSGAEGASFERMVSERRRIVQRYEEMVEAAERLARLLAAELGVETLQQYGWLVGRVSASRDIGSDLVPVDMAPEAWIGLAHSHPEVFSPGYFYAIVDPKTASIVLGEVAESTRSSIPGVLGAHEPLTSIPLAKPSPVTVAGNVVSIRLYVRPVLAVHLGRDGFEKASRARSLEEITQLLAGAEKLAPAFPLDPGSPVAIPHPRVLSALIAPKGDVVLGALAIMDQPYLAAGSPVPVSLPWSVMVKHVLVTGTTGSGKTSLVKNVLYSVSKTSRGSVHIVVLDANQDYVAGLFPGYIPASLVDAKRAGILRLYGVGAKPGEPVKGPALRGIVAIPCPGDHCSPRNEAEYYAKTLAGIARAMYSRTKGECRLTDSPKLLDTGIQDVYEARYAVDCGGEETVSVYIAPRSIKLKDPKQLAEIDPYMTERAREVLPAIVDSLSCRSPHPAQLAHCIERRIQEAKRYAPEATLQHLLRRLRVLANTGVINTAAPGIDYSELAKAMRSLAVDTLMLDLGYAAARAQSDPTAVKVLLGYQLLRSLASAAEKGESPGKILLVVDEAHLFFPRGGGEYAEMLRRTLERLARLGRSRGISLLLSTHRESDLSPLVVTLANTKIYMRTDRKTAEELQLPTEYRKRLPFYADYAAVLSSYAVHGGYLGLVSAPATIGHRTA